A single region of the Salvelinus sp. IW2-2015 unplaced genomic scaffold, ASM291031v2 Un_scaffold1592, whole genome shotgun sequence genome encodes:
- the LOC112071345 gene encoding histamine H1 receptor-like — MLYLLEDEWRLGRVVCQFWLIMDYVASTASIFSLFILCLDRYRSVHEPLRYLKYRTRGRASXMISGAWLMSMTWIIPILGWRSFAQVDLKPEMENKCDTDFRFVTWFKVLTSVFNFYLPSLLMLWFYSRIYMAVRQNFRERERIINPTDSVVENRIGHKVQTGNSPCESKKERNSDFDQYTLDQPYDSTDTVETNVPREPKSGKESDSSHSVLRMTKRLRTTGKDKRKSGSSSFQQKNSDSETPLNLSSLPLGFTTPLNLSSLPLGFTNYDDDDNVQKLYVSVNDCKVAVPPNSVAGVCEITQISDMQRYTTMFYKNEFTQSVNLSPSPCPHNSPQSPPPQEDSEPDDGTNTDAAANALTLKQTWQKFCAQSRQRIQSLQVHKEHKAAKQLGCIIAGFMMCWIPYFIVFMVMAFCQTCVHHNLHMFTIWLGYINSTLNPFIYPLCNENFKRVFKTILHINL, encoded by the coding sequence ATGTTATATCTGCTGGAGGACGAGTGGAGGCTGGGGAGGGTCGTCTGTCAGTTCTGGCTCATCATGGATTATGTAGCCAGCACAGCCTCCATCTTTAGTCTGTTTATACTATGTCTGGATCGGTATCGGTCCGTTCACGAGCCGCTGAGGTACCTGAAGTACCGGACCAGAGGGAGRGCTAGCRTTATGATCTCAGGGGCCTGGCTAATGTCCATGACATGGATTATTCCTATACTAGGGTGGAGGTCTTTCGCTCAGGTCGACCTCAAACCAGAGATGGAGAATAAGTGTGACACTGATTTCCGGTTTGTTACGTGGTTTAAGGTTTTAACTTCAGTGTTTAACTTCTACCTTCCGTCTCTGTTGATGCTGTGGTTCTATTCACGCATCTACATGGCTGTGAGACAGAACTTCAGAGAGAGRGAGAGGATTATCAATCCCACAGATTCCGTGGTGGAAAACAGGATCGGACACAAAGTCCAAACAGGAAATAGCCCCTGCGAGtctaagaaagaaagaaactcaGACTTTGATCAGTACACGTTAGATCAGCCGTACGACTCCACAGATACAGTGGAAACCAACGTACCCAGGGAACCCAAGTCTGGGAAAGAATCTGATTCCAGTCAttcagtgctcagaatgacaaaaCGTCTGAGGACGACAGGAAAGGACAAAAGAAAGAGCGGCTCTTCGTCTTTCCAGCAGAAGAATTCGGACTCGGAGACCCCTTTGAACCTGTCCTCTTTACCTCTTGGCTTCACAACCCCTTTGAACCTGTCCTCTTTACCTCTTGGCTTCACAAACTACGACGACGACGACAACGTGCAGAAACTCTACGTATCCGTGAACGACTGCAAGGTAGCCGTGCCGCCAAACTCCGTGGCTGGCGTCTGCGAGATAACCCAGATATCTGACATGCAGAGATACACCACCATGTTCTACAAGAACGAGTTCACCCAGTCTGTGAATTTATCCCCGTCACCATGTCCCCATAATTCACCCCAGTCACCCCCGCCCCAGGAGGACTCAGAGCCTGATGATGGTACTAACACGGACGCTGCAGCCAACGCTTTGACTCTAAAACAGACCTGGCAGAAGTTCTGTGCCCAGTCCAGGCAGCGTATCCAGAGCCTTCAGGTCCATAAGGAGCACAAAGCGGCCAAGCAGCTGGGCTGTATTATAGCTGGGTTCATGATGTGCTGGATCCCYTACTTCATCGTCTTTATGGTCATGGCTTTCTGCCARACCTGTGTACATCACAACCTACACATGTTCACGATATGGCTYGGGTATATAAACTCTACCTTGAACCCGTTCATATACCCACTCTGCAATGAGAATTTCAAACGGGTGTTTAAAACTATCCTACACATTAATTTGTGA